In Streptomyces sp. NBC_00483, a single window of DNA contains:
- a CDS encoding MFS transporter, which yields MNPRIPDPRTARRRYATVCALFWLPVGAAIAPKVLLLTERGFALATITAFVAAHSLTAAALELPTGGLSDVLGRRPVLAAAGVLDLAALALIGLGTTALPVALGSVLLGAGRALSTGPAEAWYVDTVQAKEGPGAELRTGLARGSAASSAALAVGTLIGGGLPWLLGLGPNPGAWLAEATAGYVVPLAVPMLLGVLIELGFIAYVLLALPEPPHPRATLSGVLRGIPATVLDGLRPAGRDATVRRVLLSAGAAGAALFTLELLTPGRAAALTGAPESGAVVFAGLACAGYVCSGVGSHLAPLTARRAGGGERAVLVGLAAGALGLLLLGATAAFTGPAATLLAVAGYGLVYLGLGAAGPNENELLHRRVGREGRATALSVQSLALQLTGAAAGLTIGALPAGPLPWLVGGITLLAGALLWTGSMGGRSQKEPAGPRNEPAGSQKEPAPHPGSAKARAE from the coding sequence ATGAACCCCCGCATACCCGACCCCCGCACCGCCCGCCGCCGCTACGCCACCGTCTGCGCGCTGTTCTGGCTTCCGGTCGGCGCCGCCATCGCGCCCAAGGTGCTGTTGCTGACCGAGCGGGGGTTCGCGCTCGCCACCATCACCGCCTTCGTCGCCGCGCACTCGCTCACCGCCGCCGCCCTCGAACTGCCCACCGGTGGACTGTCCGACGTCCTCGGCCGCCGCCCCGTCCTCGCCGCGGCCGGTGTGCTGGACCTGGCCGCCCTCGCCCTGATCGGCCTCGGCACCACGGCGCTCCCGGTCGCGCTCGGCAGTGTGCTGCTCGGTGCGGGCCGCGCCCTGTCCACGGGGCCCGCAGAGGCCTGGTACGTAGACACGGTCCAGGCCAAGGAAGGCCCCGGCGCCGAACTGCGCACCGGACTCGCCCGCGGCTCCGCGGCCTCCTCCGCCGCGCTCGCCGTGGGCACCCTGATCGGCGGCGGCCTGCCATGGCTCCTCGGCCTCGGCCCGAACCCGGGTGCGTGGCTCGCGGAGGCGACGGCCGGGTACGTGGTGCCGCTGGCCGTCCCGATGCTGCTGGGCGTGCTGATCGAACTCGGCTTCATCGCCTACGTGTTGCTCGCCCTGCCCGAGCCCCCGCACCCCCGCGCCACCCTCTCCGGCGTCCTCCGCGGCATCCCGGCCACCGTCCTGGACGGCTTGCGCCCGGCGGGCCGTGACGCGACGGTGCGCCGCGTGCTGCTCAGCGCGGGCGCGGCCGGCGCCGCCCTCTTCACCCTCGAACTCCTCACGCCGGGCCGGGCGGCCGCCCTGACCGGCGCCCCCGAGTCCGGCGCCGTCGTGTTCGCGGGGCTGGCCTGCGCCGGATACGTCTGCTCCGGCGTGGGCAGCCACCTCGCCCCGCTCACGGCACGCCGCGCGGGCGGCGGGGAACGGGCGGTCCTGGTGGGCCTGGCCGCGGGCGCCCTCGGCCTGCTGCTGCTCGGCGCCACCGCGGCATTCACCGGCCCGGCCGCCACCCTCCTCGCGGTCGCCGGCTACGGACTCGTCTACCTGGGACTCGGCGCGGCGGGCCCGAACGAGAACGAGCTGCTGCACCGCAGGGTGGGCCGCGAGGGCCGGGCAACGGCCCTGTCGGTCCAGTCACTCGCACTACAACTCACGGGCGCAGCCGCCGGTTTGACCATCGGCGCGCTACCGGCGGGCCCGCTGCCGTGGCTGGTGGGCGGCATCACGCTGCTGGCCGGCGCACTGCTGTGGACCGGAAGCATGGGCGGCCGGTCCCAAAAAGAGCCGGCCGGTCCCCGAAATGAGCCCGCCGGCTCCCAGAAGGAGCCCGCCCCACACCCCGGCAGCGCGAAGGCCCGCGCCGAATGA
- a CDS encoding ArsR/SmtB family transcription factor, producing MADDDNRKRVLDPEQDAAALKALTHPLRIQLLGLLRQDGPATATELAVKAGESSASTSYHLRVLAKYGFVAEAEHRDGRERRWRSVHEITSWNNEAMHASPDARHFVSEMSRRQVEHLRRSLARHESDLAEGRLGPEWVEPSGIADAMPRLTAGSLDELKAAFEAKLDELTRRDAEDPDAEQVIVVVAGLPVAPRETETGQAGPGRTEPDGAGPDETGPGQADTDPDAQ from the coding sequence ATGGCCGACGACGACAACCGCAAGCGCGTACTCGACCCCGAGCAGGACGCTGCAGCGCTGAAGGCGCTGACCCACCCCCTGCGTATCCAACTGCTCGGGCTACTGCGCCAGGACGGCCCCGCCACCGCAACCGAGCTCGCGGTCAAGGCGGGGGAGTCGTCGGCCTCCACCAGCTACCACCTGCGGGTCCTCGCGAAGTACGGGTTCGTGGCCGAGGCCGAGCACCGGGACGGGCGCGAGCGGCGCTGGCGCTCCGTGCACGAGATCACCTCGTGGAACAACGAGGCCATGCACGCGTCGCCCGACGCCCGCCACTTCGTCAGCGAGATGTCCCGGCGGCAGGTCGAGCACCTGCGCCGCTCCCTCGCCCGCCACGAGTCCGACCTCGCCGAGGGACGCCTGGGCCCGGAGTGGGTGGAGCCGTCCGGCATCGCCGACGCCATGCCCCGGCTCACCGCCGGCTCACTGGACGAGTTGAAGGCGGCCTTCGAGGCGAAGCTCGACGAACTGACCCGACGCGACGCCGAGGACCCGGACGCAGAGCAGGTCATCGTGGTCGTGGCGGGCCTGCCGGTCGCTCCGCGGGAGACGGAGACCGGTCAGGCGGGGCCGGGCCGGACGGAGCCCGACGGGGCAGGGCCCGACGAGACAGGGCCCGGCCAGGCGGATACCGACCCGGACGCGCAATGA
- a CDS encoding ABC transporter ATP-binding protein — MSAPFLAVNDLHVHFPTEDGIVKAVDGLGFTLERGRTLGIVGESGSGKSVTNMAILGLHDRDHTHLEGEIVLDGQELLTASERELERLRGNKMAMIFQDALASLSPYHTIGRQIAETYRKHTGASKKEARARAIEMLTKVGIPQPDLRVDDYPHQFSGGMRQRAMIAMALVCDPALLIADEPTTALDVTVQAQILDLLKDLQQEFGTSIVFITHDLGVIADIADDVLVMYGGRCVERGTKEEVLRRPQHPYTWGLLGSMPSLSAPVDVPLSPIPGTPPSMLNPPTGCRFHPRCTFVEQVAGGRCVTEEPRLDATGERAPACHLTARQRTEFFAELASVSGAARTN, encoded by the coding sequence ATGAGCGCACCCTTCCTCGCCGTCAACGACCTGCACGTCCACTTCCCCACGGAGGACGGCATCGTCAAGGCCGTCGACGGGCTCGGCTTCACCCTCGAACGCGGCCGCACCCTCGGCATCGTCGGCGAGTCCGGCTCCGGCAAGTCCGTGACCAACATGGCGATCCTGGGCCTGCACGACCGGGACCACACCCATCTGGAAGGCGAGATCGTCCTCGACGGGCAGGAGCTTCTCACCGCCTCCGAGCGGGAGTTGGAGCGGCTGCGCGGCAACAAGATGGCCATGATCTTCCAGGACGCACTGGCCTCCCTTTCGCCGTACCACACCATCGGCCGGCAGATCGCGGAGACGTATCGCAAGCACACCGGGGCCTCCAAGAAGGAGGCGCGGGCGCGGGCGATCGAGATGCTCACGAAGGTCGGCATCCCGCAGCCCGATCTGCGCGTCGACGACTACCCGCACCAGTTCTCCGGCGGTATGCGGCAGCGCGCGATGATCGCGATGGCCCTGGTCTGCGACCCGGCGCTGCTCATCGCGGACGAGCCGACGACGGCCCTCGACGTGACGGTGCAGGCCCAGATCCTCGATCTGCTCAAGGACCTGCAGCAGGAGTTCGGCACGTCGATCGTCTTCATCACGCACGACCTCGGCGTCATCGCCGACATCGCGGACGACGTGCTGGTGATGTACGGCGGCCGGTGCGTGGAGCGCGGCACCAAGGAGGAAGTGCTTCGCAGGCCCCAGCACCCGTACACCTGGGGCCTGTTGGGTTCGATGCCGAGCCTGTCCGCGCCGGTCGACGTGCCGCTGTCGCCGATCCCCGGTACCCCGCCGAGCATGCTCAACCCGCCGACCGGCTGCCGCTTCCACCCGCGCTGCACCTTCGTCGAGCAGGTGGCCGGCGGGCGCTGCGTCACCGAGGAGCCGCGGCTCGACGCGACCGGCGAGCGGGCGCCCGCGTGTCACCTCACGGCGCGGCAGCGCACGGAGTTCTTCGCGGAGCTGGCCTCGGTCAGCGGCGCGGCCCGGACCAACTGA
- a CDS encoding cysteine hydrolase family protein, whose protein sequence is MANSALLVMDVQRDVVAIADDGSGYLPRLRRAIDGARAAGIPVIYVVMGLRPGDPEVSPRNRVMANVVRAGLFTEGAPGTEIHHDVAPQQGDVVVTKRRGSAFSGSDLDLVLRARDIDSLVLTGIATSAVVLSTLWHAIDLDFGLTVLADACLDTDPEVHRMLTEKLFPQWADVVDVEDWLKAVAPR, encoded by the coding sequence ATGGCGAACAGCGCACTTCTGGTCATGGACGTCCAACGGGACGTCGTGGCCATCGCCGACGACGGTTCCGGATATCTGCCGCGCTTGCGCAGGGCGATCGACGGTGCCAGGGCTGCCGGCATCCCCGTGATCTACGTGGTGATGGGGTTGCGGCCGGGTGATCCGGAAGTCAGCCCTCGCAACAGGGTGATGGCGAACGTCGTGCGGGCCGGCCTGTTCACCGAGGGTGCCCCTGGCACCGAGATCCATCACGATGTTGCACCCCAGCAGGGCGACGTGGTGGTCACCAAGAGGCGTGGGAGCGCGTTCTCGGGCAGCGACCTCGACCTGGTACTCAGGGCTCGCGACATCGACAGCCTTGTTCTCACCGGCATCGCCACCAGCGCCGTAGTGCTGTCCACTCTGTGGCACGCCATCGACCTGGACTTCGGCCTCACCGTCCTGGCGGATGCCTGCCTCGACACCGACCCCGAGGTGCACCGGATGCTCACCGAAAAGCTGTTCCCGCAGTGGGCGGATGTCGTCGACGTCGAGGACTGGCTCAAGGCCGTCGCACCGCGATAG
- a CDS encoding ABC transporter permease: protein MLRFILRRAIGALVILLIISAIVFVLFYAAPRDPARIACGKVCTPETLALVKKNLGIADPIPVQYWHWLQGVFVGRDYSSFGHCPAPCLGFSFQNREPVLGTILDRFPTTISLSIGSAVVFVIFGVGTGMLAAVKQGKALDKVASSASLVASSMQIYVVGIIATYYLVDQWHLLDRAAYTPFTQNPGAWAKGLLLPWIVLSLIWTANYTRMTRSQMVEKLTEDYVRTARAKGLSRRAVFFRFAWRGAMGPIVTIFGMDLGLLLGGAIITESTFSLQGIGLLSVKAVSTNDLPTLLGVVLVAAAAIVVFNIVVDAVYALIDPRVRLA from the coding sequence ATGCTCCGCTTCATCCTTCGACGCGCCATCGGCGCCCTGGTGATCCTTCTGATCATCAGCGCCATCGTGTTCGTCCTGTTCTACGCCGCCCCGCGCGACCCGGCCCGCATCGCCTGCGGGAAGGTCTGCACGCCCGAGACGCTGGCGCTGGTGAAGAAGAACCTGGGGATCGCCGATCCGATACCGGTGCAGTACTGGCACTGGCTCCAGGGCGTGTTCGTGGGCCGCGACTACTCCTCGTTCGGGCACTGCCCGGCGCCGTGCCTCGGCTTCTCCTTCCAGAACCGGGAGCCGGTCCTCGGCACGATCCTCGACCGGTTCCCGACCACCATCTCGCTGTCCATCGGCTCCGCCGTGGTCTTCGTTATCTTCGGTGTCGGCACCGGCATGCTGGCCGCCGTCAAGCAGGGCAAGGCCCTGGACAAGGTGGCCAGTTCGGCCTCCCTCGTCGCCTCTTCGATGCAGATCTACGTCGTCGGCATCATCGCCACGTACTACCTCGTCGACCAGTGGCACCTGCTCGACCGCGCGGCCTACACGCCGTTCACGCAGAACCCGGGCGCCTGGGCCAAGGGGCTGCTGCTGCCGTGGATCGTGCTCTCCCTGATCTGGACCGCCAACTACACGCGCATGACCCGCTCCCAGATGGTCGAGAAGCTGACCGAGGACTACGTACGTACGGCCCGTGCCAAGGGTCTCTCGCGGCGCGCGGTCTTCTTCCGGTTCGCCTGGCGCGGCGCGATGGGGCCGATCGTCACCATCTTCGGCATGGACCTCGGCCTGCTGCTCGGCGGCGCGATCATCACCGAGTCCACGTTCAGCCTGCAGGGCATCGGCCTGCTGTCCGTGAAGGCCGTCTCCACCAATGACCTGCCGACGCTGCTGGGCGTCGTCCTCGTGGCCGCCGCGGCCATCGTCGTCTTCAACATCGTGGTCGACGCCGTCTACGCCCTCATCGACCCGCGCGTGCGGCTGGCCTAG
- a CDS encoding ABC transporter ATP-binding protein produces the protein MSDTTPLLDVSGLTKHFPIKGGFPIRRTIGAVQAVDGLDFQVAQGESLGLVGESGCGKSTTGRLITRLLEPTAGKISYRGQDITHADRKKLAPVRSEIQMIFQDPYASLNPRHTVGKIVSAPMEINGIEPTGGREKRVRELLETVGLNPEHYNRFPHEFSGGQRQRIGVARALALEPKLIVADEPVSALDVSIQAQVVNLLQELQRELDIAFVFIAHDLAVVRHFSQRVAVMYLGRIVEIADRADLYGGPRHPYTKALLSAVPEPSADDSAPAVERIRLTGDVPSPVNPPSGCRFRTRCWKATEICATEAPPLVRIEGNREGHLTACHHPEEPATATVPAARKAL, from the coding sequence ATGAGCGACACCACTCCCCTGCTGGACGTCTCGGGGCTCACCAAGCACTTCCCGATCAAGGGCGGGTTCCCGATCCGCCGCACCATCGGGGCCGTGCAGGCCGTGGACGGCCTGGACTTCCAGGTCGCCCAGGGCGAGAGCCTCGGCCTGGTCGGCGAGTCGGGCTGCGGCAAGTCGACGACGGGACGCCTGATCACGCGCCTCCTGGAGCCGACCGCCGGGAAGATCAGCTACCGCGGCCAGGACATCACGCACGCCGACCGCAAGAAGCTCGCGCCGGTCCGCTCGGAGATCCAGATGATCTTCCAGGACCCGTACGCGTCCCTGAACCCGCGGCACACCGTCGGCAAGATCGTCTCGGCTCCGATGGAGATCAACGGCATCGAGCCGACGGGCGGCCGGGAGAAGCGCGTACGCGAGCTGCTCGAAACGGTCGGCCTCAACCCTGAGCACTACAACCGCTTCCCGCACGAGTTCTCGGGCGGACAGCGCCAACGCATCGGTGTGGCAAGGGCATTGGCTCTGGAACCGAAGCTGATCGTCGCGGACGAACCGGTCTCGGCCCTGGACGTCTCCATCCAGGCGCAGGTGGTCAACCTCCTCCAGGAGCTCCAGCGCGAGCTGGACATCGCCTTCGTCTTCATCGCCCACGACCTGGCCGTCGTACGGCACTTCTCGCAGCGCGTGGCCGTGATGTACCTCGGCCGCATCGTCGAGATCGCGGACCGTGCCGACCTGTACGGCGGGCCCCGCCACCCGTACACCAAGGCGCTGCTCTCGGCGGTCCCGGAGCCGAGCGCCGACGACTCCGCCCCGGCCGTGGAGCGCATCCGCCTCACCGGTGACGTGCCCTCGCCCGTCAACCCGCCCTCCGGTTGCCGCTTCCGCACCCGCTGCTGGAAGGCCACGGAGATCTGCGCGACCGAGGCGCCCCCGCTGGTCCGCATCGAGGGCAACCGCGAGGGCCACCTCACCGCCTGCCACCACCCCGAGGAACCGGCCACAGCGACCGTCCCGGCGGCCCGCAAGGCCCTCTAG